One part of the Streptomyces sp. AM 2-1-1 genome encodes these proteins:
- a CDS encoding glycoside hydrolase family 43 protein produces MAFFDNPVIPGFSPDPSICRVGEDYYVATSSFEYVPGVPLWHSRDLVHWRLIGHALGRPAQLELADTVASSSGVYAPTLRHHDGRFWMITTVVRGAGTLLVTAEDPAGPWSDPVRVPILGIDPDLAWDEEGDCWCVFSHDGVKGVRIDPATGELLGEPVEMWSGTGLQYPEGPHLYRIGEWWYLLLSEGGTERGHALSVARTRSLPGPFESHPDNPVLSHRSTDHPVQNTGHGDVVQAHDGSWWMVLLGTRPRGDTPGFHGMGRETFLTPVRWEDGWPLPGPLELRGRAPELAPHPWPAEPVRDDFDAPALTPHWVTLRRQDPEAVHLAVRPGHLVLNARADSLDRPGAVFVGRRQRDPECGARTRVDASGGGRGGLAVRLDEAHHYQVEREGDAVRVVARIGPLRHVVAERTVPVGPLTLRVDVITTGLLPPTVTTRSAGPQAGAGLRVGAPDALRLGYECDGSDGSDAGRFEILAELDGRYLTTEVAGGFTGRVIGMYATRGSVAFDWFELSPA; encoded by the coding sequence ATGGCGTTCTTCGACAATCCGGTGATACCGGGCTTCAGCCCGGACCCGAGCATCTGCCGCGTGGGAGAGGACTACTACGTGGCGACCTCCAGTTTCGAGTACGTACCCGGGGTGCCGCTGTGGCACAGCCGTGACCTGGTGCACTGGCGGCTGATCGGGCACGCACTGGGCCGGCCCGCGCAGTTGGAGCTCGCCGACACGGTCGCCTCCTCCTCCGGGGTCTACGCGCCCACGCTGAGGCATCACGACGGGCGGTTCTGGATGATCACCACCGTGGTCCGGGGTGCGGGCACCCTCCTGGTGACCGCCGAGGACCCCGCCGGCCCGTGGTCCGACCCCGTACGGGTCCCGATCCTCGGCATCGACCCCGACCTGGCCTGGGACGAGGAGGGCGACTGCTGGTGCGTGTTCTCCCACGACGGCGTCAAGGGCGTGCGCATCGATCCGGCGACGGGCGAACTGCTCGGTGAGCCGGTGGAGATGTGGTCCGGAACCGGTCTGCAGTATCCCGAAGGGCCGCACCTCTACCGGATCGGTGAGTGGTGGTACCTACTGCTCTCCGAGGGCGGTACGGAGCGCGGGCACGCCCTCTCGGTGGCCAGGACCCGATCGCTGCCCGGACCGTTCGAGTCGCACCCGGACAATCCCGTACTCTCGCACCGCAGTACGGACCACCCGGTGCAGAACACCGGTCACGGCGACGTCGTGCAGGCCCATGACGGCAGTTGGTGGATGGTGCTGCTCGGCACCCGCCCCCGGGGCGACACCCCCGGCTTCCACGGCATGGGGCGCGAGACCTTCCTGACGCCGGTGCGCTGGGAGGACGGTTGGCCGCTGCCCGGACCGCTGGAACTACGCGGACGCGCGCCGGAGCTGGCCCCGCACCCCTGGCCCGCCGAACCGGTCCGCGACGACTTCGACGCGCCCGCGCTCACTCCGCACTGGGTGACGCTGCGACGGCAGGACCCCGAAGCCGTCCACCTCGCCGTGCGGCCGGGACACCTCGTGCTGAACGCCCGTGCGGACAGCCTGGACCGGCCGGGCGCCGTCTTCGTGGGACGGCGTCAGCGCGATCCGGAGTGCGGCGCCCGCACGCGGGTCGACGCCTCCGGTGGAGGCCGCGGCGGCCTGGCCGTACGCCTCGACGAGGCGCACCACTACCAGGTGGAGAGGGAGGGCGACGCGGTGCGGGTCGTCGCCCGTATCGGCCCCCTGCGCCACGTCGTCGCCGAACGGACCGTGCCCGTAGGCCCGTTGACGTTGCGCGTCGACGTGATCACCACCGGTCTCCTGCCGCCCACCGTCACCACCCGCAGCGCCGGGCCACAGGCCGGCGCGGGCCTGCGGGTCGGCGCCCCTGACGCCCTTCGGCTCGGTTACGAGTGCGACGGCAGCGACGGGAGCGACGCGGGGCGGTTCGAGATCCTCGCCGAACTCGACGGCCGCTACCTCACCACCGAGGTGGCCGGAGGCTTCACCGGCCGGGTGATCGGCATGTACGCCACCCGGGGCAGCGTGGCCTTCGACTGGTTCGAGCTGAGCCCTGCCTGA
- a CDS encoding GNAT family N-acetyltransferase, translated as MTPSGATPSVQRVDARHRYEIHVDGVRAGLTAYRDRGDQRVFFHTEIDEAFAGQGLASLLVEQALGDVRASGKRIVPVCPYVAKFLTKHEEFADISDPVTPEVLEWLESARSH; from the coding sequence ATGACCCCGTCAGGCGCCACTCCGAGCGTCCAGCGCGTCGACGCCAGGCACCGTTACGAGATCCACGTCGACGGTGTGCGCGCGGGACTCACCGCGTACCGCGACCGTGGCGACCAGCGGGTCTTCTTCCACACCGAGATCGACGAGGCCTTCGCCGGCCAGGGTCTGGCATCCCTTCTGGTGGAGCAGGCACTCGGCGACGTACGGGCCTCGGGGAAGCGGATCGTGCCGGTCTGCCCCTACGTGGCGAAGTTCCTCACGAAGCACGAGGAGTTCGCGGACATCAGCGACCCGGTCACCCCGGAGGTCCTGGAGTGGCTGGAATCGGCGCGCTCCCACTGA
- a CDS encoding carboxymuconolactone decarboxylase family protein — protein MSGAETAQEKRRVYIDKQSPAAYRALVATSEAVRATAEKAGLSRTLVELVNLRVSQINGCAYCLDVHTRAALRAGDTTRRLGVLAAWRDTEVFTAQERAALALAEAATRPADAQLQETSYALARSALSEDEIAAVIWVAVAINAFNRVSIMSKHPVRAVPAQ, from the coding sequence GTGAGCGGCGCCGAGACGGCACAGGAGAAGCGACGGGTGTACATCGACAAGCAGAGCCCGGCGGCCTACCGCGCGCTGGTCGCGACCTCCGAAGCGGTGCGCGCCACCGCGGAGAAGGCCGGGCTGAGCCGGACCCTGGTGGAACTGGTCAACCTCCGGGTCTCCCAGATCAACGGCTGCGCGTACTGCCTGGACGTCCACACCCGGGCCGCCCTCCGCGCCGGCGACACGACCCGGCGCCTGGGGGTACTGGCCGCCTGGCGCGACACCGAGGTGTTCACCGCCCAGGAACGAGCCGCCCTCGCCCTCGCGGAGGCGGCCACCCGGCCCGCCGACGCCCAGCTGCAGGAGACCTCCTACGCTCTGGCCCGGTCCGCCCTCTCCGAGGACGAGATCGCAGCGGTGATCTGGGTGGCCGTCGCCATCAACGCCTTCAACCGGGTGTCCATCATGAGCAAGCACCCGGTGCGAGCCGTTCCGGCGCAGTGA
- the nrfD gene encoding NrfD/PsrC family molybdoenzyme membrane anchor subunit codes for MNASTDTQGPHRGRGRKRRGEELMVPRAEFRSYYGRPVIKAPSWSARDIAGYFFLGGLAGAGSALAAGAHLTGRTTTATALKLSSTGAIGLSVAALVHDLGRPERFTHMLRVFKPTSPMSVGSWLLGLYGPAAGLAAVTAASGRFPRTGAAATAAAALTGSAVATYTAVLAADTAVPAWHDAHRELPYLFAASATAAASGMALVLGPVRETGPARCAAVLAAAGDLAASAAAERRLGLVAETWRGGRAGTLLRTARILTVAGAVGALVSARPGRAARPLAALGGCALLAGSACTRFGVFAAGIASAEDPRYTVLPQRERLDAEAVAREREGHDTAR; via the coding sequence ATGAACGCCTCCACCGACACGCAGGGACCGCACCGCGGAAGGGGCCGAAAGCGCCGCGGCGAGGAACTCATGGTGCCCCGCGCCGAGTTCCGCTCCTACTACGGCCGTCCCGTGATCAAGGCACCCTCCTGGTCGGCACGTGACATCGCCGGGTACTTCTTCCTCGGCGGACTCGCCGGAGCCGGGTCCGCCCTCGCCGCCGGCGCCCACCTCACCGGCCGCACCACCACCGCGACCGCCCTCAAGCTCTCGTCGACCGGAGCCATCGGCCTCTCGGTCGCCGCCCTCGTCCACGACCTGGGCCGCCCCGAGCGGTTCACGCACATGCTGCGGGTGTTCAAGCCGACCTCCCCGATGAGCGTCGGTTCCTGGCTGCTCGGCCTCTACGGCCCCGCCGCCGGCCTCGCCGCCGTCACCGCGGCCTCCGGCAGGTTCCCGCGCACCGGAGCCGCCGCCACGGCCGCCGCCGCGCTCACCGGATCCGCCGTCGCCACGTACACCGCCGTCCTCGCCGCCGACACCGCCGTACCGGCCTGGCACGACGCACACCGGGAACTGCCGTACCTCTTCGCGGCCTCCGCCACGGCCGCCGCGTCCGGCATGGCCCTCGTCCTCGGCCCGGTGCGGGAGACCGGTCCGGCCCGCTGTGCGGCCGTCCTCGCCGCCGCAGGAGACCTGGCCGCGAGTGCCGCGGCCGAACGCCGGCTGGGCCTCGTCGCGGAGACCTGGCGCGGGGGCCGAGCCGGAACGCTGCTCCGTACCGCCCGGATCCTCACCGTCGCGGGCGCGGTCGGCGCACTGGTCTCCGCGCGCCCCGGACGCGCCGCACGGCCCTTGGCGGCCCTCGGCGGATGCGCCCTGCTGGCCGGCTCCGCCTGCACCCGCTTCGGCGTCTTCGCCGCGGGCATCGCCTCCGCCGAAGACCCCCGCTACACGGTGCTGCCCCAGCGCGAGCGCCTCGACGCGGAGGCCGTCGCACGCGAGCGGGAGGGGCACGACACGGCCCGCTGA
- a CDS encoding 4Fe-4S dicluster domain-containing protein yields the protein MTADETSAAPADTTTGPAGISAPSSATSAAPAGKENRSFLRRLLSGPEADPAADAGYQDAPDRVGFFTDTSVCIGCKACEVACKEWNAVPEDGLTLTGMSYDNTQGLGASTWRHVAFVEQPKPARTGPPEPDGRPLLPLSAPGEAAPAVQESTRWLMSSDVCKHCTHAACLDVCPTGSLFRTEFGTVVVQQDICNGCGYCVPACPYGVIEQRPEDGRAFKCTLCYDRLGAGQEPACAKACPTESIQFGPLDELRERAALRVEQLHATGVPEARLYGHEPDDGVGGDGAFFLLLDDPEVYGLPPAPVVTTRDLPAMWMHAGVAACTLLATAGAAHALPALLCRLPGLFGKGPR from the coding sequence ATGACCGCCGACGAGACGTCCGCAGCACCCGCCGACACCACCACGGGCCCCGCCGGGATCTCCGCGCCGTCGTCCGCAACCTCCGCAGCACCCGCCGGGAAGGAGAACCGGTCCTTCCTTCGCCGGCTCCTCTCCGGCCCGGAGGCCGACCCGGCCGCCGACGCCGGGTACCAGGACGCCCCGGACCGGGTCGGTTTCTTCACCGACACCTCCGTCTGCATCGGCTGCAAGGCCTGCGAGGTGGCCTGCAAGGAGTGGAACGCGGTCCCCGAGGACGGCCTCACCCTCACCGGCATGTCGTACGACAACACCCAGGGCCTCGGCGCCTCGACCTGGCGCCACGTCGCCTTCGTCGAACAGCCGAAGCCCGCCCGCACGGGACCTCCCGAACCCGACGGCCGTCCCCTGCTGCCGCTCTCGGCCCCGGGGGAAGCGGCCCCCGCCGTGCAGGAGAGCACCCGCTGGCTCATGTCGTCGGACGTCTGCAAGCACTGCACCCACGCGGCCTGCCTCGACGTCTGCCCCACCGGTTCCCTCTTCCGTACCGAGTTCGGCACCGTCGTCGTCCAGCAGGACATCTGCAACGGCTGCGGCTACTGCGTCCCCGCCTGCCCCTACGGCGTGATCGAGCAACGCCCCGAGGACGGCCGCGCCTTCAAGTGCACCCTCTGCTACGACCGGCTGGGCGCCGGGCAGGAGCCCGCCTGCGCGAAGGCGTGCCCGACGGAGTCCATCCAGTTCGGCCCGCTGGACGAGCTGCGCGAGCGCGCCGCCCTGCGCGTGGAACAGCTCCACGCCACCGGCGTCCCCGAAGCGCGCCTCTACGGCCACGAACCCGACGACGGGGTGGGCGGTGACGGTGCCTTCTTCCTCCTCCTGGACGACCCCGAGGTCTACGGACTGCCCCCGGCTCCCGTCGTCACCACCCGTGACCTGCCCGCCATGTGGATGCACGCGGGCGTCGCCGCGTGCACCCTGCTCGCCACCGCTGGCGCCGCCCACGCGCTGCCCGCGCTCCTCTGCCGCCTGCCCGGACTCTTCGGGAAAGGACCCCGATGA
- a CDS encoding undecaprenyl/decaprenyl-phosphate alpha-N-acetylglucosaminyl 1-phosphate transferase: protein MNVVGVIISGAVALVITVALTAVVRGLAPVIAAKGGRRGPRRTVGAGVAVVLATTGVMVAAPRLGLPEPGAGVRFLLTASAAVAVLGLVKEVRPVGARTELVLRTVLAALVAAFSGLSPVAAVGGAVLMVLLTHALQLLEGSDGTAAGVTVVLAAGLLACAAVDHHPGAVLLLAVAGASVLGVMPYNWPPARVYYGSCGSQYTGFLLSGAALLVLSEAPDGSAAWVSVPVLMTMTLADLVLVLLSRKKAGRSFLAEAQDHAVHRLRRLRLTPRGAAVTMILTTAACASTGTLIHTGVIHPAVGLAVPAGAALAVLALLRVPVHSAPAPRTGVRRKPVKDAAAPQTAAGTPSRRAASVPGPAQQLSTPGRKAAATPSRASTAPQIAATRKSSEGRPSDLAGDRR from the coding sequence GTGAACGTGGTCGGCGTCATCATCTCCGGGGCGGTCGCGCTGGTGATCACCGTGGCACTCACCGCGGTCGTCCGCGGGCTCGCCCCGGTCATCGCGGCGAAAGGCGGCCGCCGAGGGCCCCGGCGGACCGTCGGCGCCGGTGTCGCCGTCGTCCTGGCGACCACCGGCGTGATGGTGGCCGCCCCCCGCCTGGGCCTTCCCGAACCCGGCGCGGGCGTGCGCTTCCTGCTCACCGCGTCCGCCGCGGTCGCGGTACTCGGACTGGTGAAGGAGGTGCGCCCGGTCGGTGCCCGGACGGAACTCGTCCTGCGCACCGTCCTGGCGGCACTCGTCGCCGCGTTCTCCGGGCTTTCCCCGGTGGCGGCAGTGGGCGGAGCCGTCCTCATGGTGCTCCTCACCCACGCCCTGCAACTGCTGGAGGGCTCGGACGGCACGGCGGCCGGAGTGACCGTGGTCCTCGCCGCCGGACTGCTCGCCTGCGCCGCCGTCGACCACCACCCCGGTGCCGTGCTGCTGCTCGCCGTGGCCGGCGCCTCGGTTCTCGGCGTGATGCCGTACAACTGGCCGCCCGCGCGCGTCTATTACGGCTCCTGCGGCTCGCAGTACACCGGCTTCCTCCTCTCCGGCGCAGCCCTGCTGGTGCTCTCCGAGGCCCCCGACGGGAGCGCCGCGTGGGTGTCGGTCCCCGTGCTGATGACGATGACGCTCGCCGATCTGGTCCTCGTCCTGCTGTCCCGGAAGAAGGCGGGCCGGTCCTTCCTGGCAGAGGCCCAGGACCACGCGGTGCACCGGCTCCGCCGCCTGCGCCTGACGCCCAGGGGAGCGGCGGTCACCATGATCCTGACGACGGCGGCCTGCGCGTCCACCGGCACCCTCATCCACACCGGGGTGATCCACCCCGCGGTCGGCCTGGCCGTGCCGGCGGGCGCCGCCCTCGCGGTGCTGGCGCTGCTGCGCGTACCGGTCCACTCCGCACCCGCGCCGCGTACCGGCGTACGCCGTAAACCCGTCAAGGACGCCGCGGCCCCGCAGACCGCAGCGGGTACGCCGTCGCGGCGGGCGGCCTCCGTGCCCGGCCCCGCACAGCAACTCTCCACCCCCGGTCGGAAGGCGGCTGCGACGCCCTCGCGGGCATCCACCGCACCGCAGATCGCCGCGACCAGGAAGTCGTCCGAGGGGCGCCCCTCTGACCTGGCCGGCGACCGGCGCTGA
- a CDS encoding RICIN domain-containing protein — MVSASPVIHPIDLPRGPHRGTASMRCKDPQRDGQRPPLSAPDHPTRVRCRPVARDVSCSAPRVRVRTARSPLWVSSSARPTTREEIRSFQKSFLEISVIPSRPTHLPGRCGSSSRGRHAGDGARCRTSRPKECPMWRELSARPGPVGGDRRPRGASRLGALLAAFVFVVCGVVVGGVVSPAVAATLPAVGGVYQLVVTKSGKCVDVPAASKENGALLQQWGCTAGAEWQEFRLESAGSGSYRLVNVHSGKCVDVPGFSTVSGTRLQQYSCAGQTNQAWTLVPSGSGTFQIVNVNSGLCVSDEGASTASGAGIIQETCTANSNKQWAFKPAAAGRSWSDKADGFASTGGGTTGGAAGSTVTVTTYADLVKYATATSPYVIKVAAAVTVAPYGHEIPVTSDKTIVGVGTKGEIVHGGFFLGTGVHNVIIRNLTIRDAQMTDDDPDDKVYDYDGIQMDTADHVWIDHNRIERMNDGLIDSRKDTSYLTLSWNVLGTENKAVGIGWTDHVTARMTIHHNWIHDTNQRNPSIDNVALAHLYNNYLQNVTSYGNLSRGASKTVVENSYFENVANPFNIDTSAASLSQSGSILVNCTGKQVTGGTTFTPGSYYAYTLDAAKDVPALLKEYAGPQSTIGG, encoded by the coding sequence ATGGTCTCCGCCTCGCCGGTCATTCATCCGATCGATCTTCCCAGGGGTCCGCATCGTGGCACAGCGTCGATGCGCTGTAAAGATCCACAACGAGACGGCCAACGGCCGCCGCTCAGCGCTCCGGACCACCCAACAAGGGTGCGGTGCAGGCCTGTTGCGCGCGATGTCTCGTGCTCTGCGCCGCGCGTCCGAGTACGGACGGCCCGGTCGCCGCTGTGGGTCTCTTCCAGCGCCCGCCCCACCACCCGCGAGGAGATCCGCTCTTTCCAGAAAAGTTTCCTCGAGATTTCTGTTATCCCCTCCCGTCCCACGCATCTACCAGGGCGCTGCGGCTCCTCCAGTCGCGGCCGGCACGCGGGCGACGGAGCCCGCTGCCGTACGAGTCGCCCGAAGGAGTGCCCCATGTGGAGAGAGCTCAGCGCACGACCCGGCCCGGTGGGCGGAGACCGACGCCCTCGCGGCGCCTCCAGGCTGGGGGCGCTGCTCGCGGCGTTCGTGTTCGTGGTGTGCGGTGTGGTGGTGGGTGGGGTGGTGTCGCCCGCTGTCGCGGCGACGTTGCCGGCGGTGGGTGGGGTGTATCAGCTGGTGGTGACGAAGAGCGGTAAGTGTGTCGACGTGCCGGCGGCGTCGAAGGAGAACGGGGCGTTGTTGCAGCAGTGGGGGTGCACCGCTGGTGCGGAGTGGCAGGAGTTCCGGTTGGAGTCGGCGGGGTCGGGGTCGTACCGGCTGGTGAACGTGCACAGCGGTAAGTGTGTGGACGTGCCGGGTTTTTCGACGGTGAGTGGGACGCGGTTGCAGCAGTACAGCTGTGCGGGGCAGACGAACCAGGCGTGGACGCTGGTGCCCAGTGGGTCGGGGACGTTCCAGATCGTGAACGTCAACAGTGGTCTCTGTGTCAGTGACGAGGGTGCCTCGACGGCCAGTGGTGCCGGGATCATCCAGGAGACCTGCACCGCCAACAGCAACAAGCAGTGGGCCTTCAAACCCGCCGCGGCGGGACGCTCCTGGTCGGACAAGGCGGACGGCTTCGCCTCCACCGGTGGCGGCACCACCGGTGGCGCGGCCGGCAGCACCGTCACCGTGACCACCTACGCCGACCTGGTCAAGTACGCCACCGCCACCAGCCCGTACGTCATCAAGGTCGCCGCCGCCGTCACCGTCGCCCCGTACGGCCACGAGATCCCGGTGACCTCCGACAAGACGATCGTCGGCGTCGGCACGAAGGGCGAGATCGTGCACGGCGGCTTCTTCCTGGGAACCGGCGTGCACAACGTCATCATCCGCAACCTCACCATCCGCGACGCGCAGATGACGGACGACGACCCGGACGACAAGGTCTACGACTACGACGGAATCCAGATGGACACCGCCGACCACGTCTGGATCGACCACAACCGGATCGAGCGGATGAACGACGGCCTCATCGACAGCCGCAAGGACACCAGCTACCTCACCCTCTCCTGGAACGTCCTGGGCACCGAGAACAAGGCCGTCGGCATCGGCTGGACCGACCACGTCACCGCCCGGATGACCATCCACCACAACTGGATCCACGACACCAACCAGCGCAATCCCAGCATCGACAACGTGGCACTCGCCCACCTCTACAACAACTACCTCCAGAACGTCACCTCCTACGGAAACCTGTCCCGGGGCGCCTCGAAGACCGTCGTCGAGAACAGTTACTTCGAGAACGTCGCCAACCCCTTCAACATCGACACCTCGGCGGCATCCCTGAGTCAGTCGGGCAGCATCCTGGTCAACTGCACCGGCAAGCAGGTGACGGGCGGCACCACCTTCACCCCGGGCAGCTACTACGCCTACACCCTGGACGCGGCTAAGGACGTGCCCGCCCTGCTGAAGGAGTACGCCGGTCCGCAGAGCACGATCGGCGGCTGA
- a CDS encoding sigma-70 family RNA polymerase sigma factor, with the protein MAERRTDTEEEVASLVTAARDGDRQAMERLVELHLPLVYGVVGRALNGHADVDDLVQETMLRIVRGLPKLREADRFRSWVVAIAYREVQQYLRRTARSRASRGDVENVADPLPDFAERTVAELALTGQRRHLARATRWLEPADRQVLALYWEEASGRLTRSEVAAALGLDRRHTAVRVQRMRDRLEAARTLVHALAATPRCPGLVAEAREWDGTSSPLWRKRLTRHVRECARCQAHRSGLVAPENLLPGIGLVAVPGVLLVWLRETAASAAPSLPARLHDALAPATATTKAAALAAAAAVTAGTLGLLLWQSPDSPPSGAPAPGATAPAPAGSSAAPSAGNDATATSLYVAPDGSDEGDGTLAHPFATLGPAVARVRPGGTILLRGGTYHPTEAVEITTAGTARHRITLANYPGEHPVVDASGIPRTLWAITQTAGFWTVRGLEIRGSASHAYVCRGCAHTVFQGLSFHDNAGSGLTLRDGGTEANSVLDSDFFANHGDHGRGGIGLAIKFGSGAGNVVRGCRTYDNANEGLDLGGFTTPVTVESNWSFGNGVNRWQDTDWQGKGNGFTLGGGNTRAVVPHVVRNNAAWDNTGLGFTDEGNPGRISLVRNTAYRNGVDGFHLTTATAVTRANAAVANGRDAVLGDGVRSAENSWDGQDPGTGLFASTDPAAVRGPRSADGALPRTAFLAPRVRGGAAPGATMTVS; encoded by the coding sequence ATGGCAGAGCGCCGAACCGACACCGAGGAGGAGGTCGCCTCTCTGGTGACTGCCGCGCGGGACGGTGACCGGCAGGCGATGGAGCGGCTGGTCGAGCTCCACCTGCCGCTGGTCTACGGCGTCGTCGGCCGTGCTCTGAACGGGCACGCGGACGTCGACGACCTCGTCCAGGAGACGATGCTGCGGATCGTCCGCGGGTTGCCGAAACTGCGCGAGGCCGACCGGTTCCGCTCGTGGGTGGTCGCCATCGCGTACCGCGAGGTACAGCAGTACCTACGGCGCACCGCGCGGAGCCGGGCCTCCCGTGGGGACGTCGAGAACGTGGCCGATCCGCTGCCCGACTTCGCCGAACGCACCGTGGCCGAACTCGCCCTGACGGGCCAGCGACGTCATCTCGCCCGGGCGACCCGCTGGCTGGAGCCGGCCGACCGGCAGGTGCTCGCCCTCTACTGGGAGGAGGCGTCGGGCCGCCTCACCCGCTCGGAGGTCGCCGCCGCCCTGGGCCTCGACCGCCGGCACACGGCGGTGCGCGTCCAGCGGATGCGGGACCGGCTGGAAGCGGCGCGCACCCTCGTCCACGCGCTGGCGGCCACCCCGCGCTGTCCCGGGCTCGTCGCCGAGGCGCGGGAGTGGGACGGGACGAGCAGCCCGCTGTGGCGCAAGCGCCTCACCCGTCATGTGCGGGAGTGCGCCCGGTGCCAGGCTCACCGCAGCGGTCTGGTCGCGCCGGAGAACCTGCTGCCCGGCATCGGTCTGGTGGCTGTCCCCGGCGTCCTGCTGGTCTGGCTCCGGGAGACCGCCGCGTCCGCCGCCCCTTCGTTGCCGGCGAGGCTCCACGACGCGCTCGCACCGGCCACCGCCACGACGAAGGCCGCGGCCCTCGCGGCGGCGGCCGCCGTCACCGCGGGGACTCTGGGTCTCCTGCTCTGGCAGTCGCCCGACTCTCCTCCGTCGGGCGCTCCGGCGCCCGGCGCCACGGCGCCCGCGCCCGCCGGGTCCTCCGCGGCCCCGTCGGCCGGCAACGACGCCACCGCGACGAGCCTGTACGTCGCGCCGGACGGATCGGACGAGGGCGACGGAACCCTCGCACACCCGTTCGCCACGCTCGGACCGGCGGTCGCCCGGGTGCGTCCGGGCGGGACGATTCTGCTCAGGGGCGGTACCTACCACCCCACGGAGGCGGTGGAGATCACCACGGCGGGCACCGCACGGCACCGCATCACCCTCGCCAACTACCCGGGCGAGCACCCGGTGGTGGACGCGTCCGGCATCCCCCGCACCCTCTGGGCGATCACCCAGACGGCCGGGTTCTGGACCGTGCGGGGGTTGGAGATCCGCGGCTCCGCCAGTCACGCGTACGTCTGCCGGGGCTGTGCCCACACCGTCTTCCAGGGCCTCTCCTTCCACGACAACGCCGGGTCCGGCCTGACCCTGCGCGACGGCGGTACCGAGGCCAACTCCGTGCTGGACAGCGACTTCTTCGCCAACCACGGCGATCACGGCCGCGGCGGGATCGGTCTCGCGATCAAGTTCGGTTCCGGCGCGGGCAACGTCGTGCGGGGCTGCCGGACGTACGACAACGCCAACGAGGGTCTGGACCTCGGCGGGTTCACCACTCCGGTGACCGTGGAGAGCAACTGGTCCTTCGGCAACGGGGTGAACCGGTGGCAGGACACCGACTGGCAGGGAAAGGGCAACGGGTTCACCCTGGGCGGCGGCAACACCCGGGCCGTCGTCCCCCATGTCGTACGGAACAACGCCGCGTGGGACAACACCGGTCTGGGCTTCACCGACGAGGGGAACCCCGGCCGGATCTCCCTGGTGCGCAACACGGCGTACCGCAACGGCGTGGACGGCTTCCACCTCACCACCGCGACCGCCGTGACGCGGGCCAACGCGGCGGTCGCGAACGGGCGGGACGCGGTGCTGGGCGACGGCGTCCGGTCCGCCGAGAACAGCTGGGACGGACAGGACCCTGGCACCGGGCTCTTCGCCTCGACCGATCCGGCTGCGGTCCGGGGCCCCCGGTCCGCGGACGGCGCGCTCCCCCGTACGGCCTTCCTCGCCCCGCGTGTCCGCGGCGGGGCGGCACCGGGAGCGACCATGACGGTCTCCTGA